One region of Mycobacterium riyadhense genomic DNA includes:
- a CDS encoding MlaD family protein produces the protein MRSSSSTALRIRGLIAAVVLAIMGVTLYQAATGKYDDTFKLTVVANTIGEGLAPGAEVKFHGLAIGSVKTLESTGYHRQTMTVLLDPGQAKVLTTDTIARFTSSNVFGTAAVELVSEGRGPRLPANQTLVLHTDAEAASVTGLLRQGQRISRILDTPEFDHVIEVLRRHADIVEPAAKAGLDLAKILADSQTMPVSQSLSVLASFLNGLSAAIPALGLAPDLLDALDPLVAPGGVDRTNLVMRQTGRLLRDAGQISVRNNAWLIQLVDAIMNIEIPAMYAVGSLAPAYDRLSGLLDRTSAAFPVIDGEVRMRTEVILQAPGGGR, from the coding sequence ATGCGGTCATCCAGTTCAACGGCGCTAAGAATCCGGGGCCTGATTGCGGCCGTGGTGCTGGCAATCATGGGCGTCACCTTGTATCAGGCGGCCACCGGCAAGTACGACGACACGTTCAAGCTGACCGTGGTAGCCAACACGATCGGCGAAGGCTTGGCCCCCGGCGCGGAGGTGAAGTTCCACGGGCTGGCCATCGGCTCGGTCAAGACGCTGGAATCGACGGGCTACCACCGGCAGACGATGACGGTGCTGCTCGACCCGGGCCAAGCGAAGGTGCTGACTACCGACACCATAGCCAGGTTCACGTCGTCGAATGTCTTTGGCACGGCGGCCGTTGAACTCGTCAGCGAGGGCAGGGGCCCCCGGTTGCCCGCGAACCAGACCCTGGTTTTGCACACTGACGCCGAGGCGGCGTCGGTTACCGGCTTGCTGCGACAGGGCCAACGCATCAGCCGGATCCTGGACACACCCGAATTCGACCACGTCATCGAGGTGCTGCGCCGCCACGCCGACATCGTCGAGCCGGCGGCCAAGGCAGGGCTAGATCTCGCGAAGATCCTCGCCGACTCCCAGACCATGCCTGTCTCCCAATCGCTTTCGGTCCTAGCGTCGTTCTTGAACGGCCTGAGCGCCGCCATACCGGCGCTTGGGTTGGCGCCCGATCTGCTCGACGCACTGGATCCGCTGGTGGCACCGGGCGGAGTCGATCGTACGAATCTGGTTATGCGCCAAACCGGTCGGCTGTTGCGGGATGCCGGGCAGATTTCGGTGCGCAACAACGCGTGGCTCATCCAGCTGGTCGACGCGATCATGAACATCGAGATCCCGGCCATGTACGCCGTGGGTAGTCTGGCACCGGCCTATGACCGGCTTTCCGGCCTCCTCGATCGCACCAGCGCCGCCTTTCCGGTTATCGACGGCGAGGTCCGGATGCGCACCGAGGTCATCCTTCAAGCTCCCGGGGGTGGCCGGTGA
- a CDS encoding MlaE family ABC transporter permease, protein MATPSRHLPPGLATTLRVGDRGGLLFERLGHQATFLALVLGAIPRTVARYRRQTGAILVDMIWGNGSLVVGGGTIGVLAFMGAAIGGSVGVEGYAVLDMVGMGPLTGFISAYANTREMAPMIAAIGFGAQAGTRMTAEIGAMRIAEEIDALEAQGIPSIPYVVTPRVVAGMITIIPLYLLALALSYLSCALVVNLHQASGTYYHYFDSFIQPSDVGFSVIKAIIFVTLIVAIHGYEGYYAGGGPEGVGHASGRAIRASLITVVIADMVLTLLFWGNNPGLRLSG, encoded by the coding sequence ATGGCAACACCTTCGCGGCATCTGCCGCCCGGATTGGCGACGACTCTGCGGGTCGGCGACCGGGGCGGCTTGCTATTCGAGCGCCTCGGGCATCAGGCGACCTTCCTGGCTTTGGTGCTGGGCGCGATTCCGCGGACCGTCGCGCGCTACCGGCGCCAGACGGGAGCGATCTTGGTCGACATGATTTGGGGCAACGGTTCGCTGGTCGTAGGTGGCGGCACCATTGGCGTGCTGGCGTTCATGGGCGCCGCGATAGGGGGTTCGGTCGGGGTCGAGGGGTACGCCGTCTTGGACATGGTCGGGATGGGGCCATTGACCGGGTTTATCTCCGCCTATGCGAACACCCGGGAGATGGCCCCGATGATCGCGGCAATCGGCTTCGGAGCCCAAGCCGGTACCCGAATGACCGCCGAGATCGGCGCAATGCGCATCGCAGAGGAAATCGATGCGCTTGAAGCCCAAGGGATCCCGTCCATCCCATATGTAGTGACCCCCCGCGTCGTCGCCGGGATGATCACCATCATTCCGCTGTATCTGTTGGCCCTGGCGTTGAGCTATCTGTCCTGCGCGCTGGTGGTCAACCTCCATCAAGCCTCGGGCACCTATTACCACTACTTCGACTCGTTCATCCAGCCGTCGGACGTGGGGTTCTCGGTGATCAAGGCGATCATTTTCGTGACCCTCATCGTCGCCATCCACGGTTACGAGGGCTACTACGCCGGCGGTGGTCCCGAGGGCGTCGGACATGCCTCGGGTCGAGCGATCCGCGCCAGCCTGATCACCGTCGTCATCGCCGACATGGTGCTGACACTGCTGTTTTGGGGCAACAACCCCGGCTTGCGGCTGTCGGGGTAG
- a CDS encoding MlaE family ABC transporter permease: MVTRSRRYVVRQADGSLQTLGRFFELAAQSVIYLFTDIVRLRHPWRDTVNQASFIVGVTAIPALLISIPFGVIVAVQVGSVIQQVGATSISGAAGGLGVIRQAAPIVAALLLGGAAGAAITTDLGARSIRDEVDALRVMGIDPVQRLVTPRLAAIVLVSPALCIFIVFMGLSAGYVINVGFQSGTPGSYIASFGSFATIADVVVALLKTWLFGVIVTLIACQRGLETKGGPRGVADGVNAAVVLGVVTVFVLNLVITEFVTLFMPTKVG, translated from the coding sequence ATGGTCACCAGATCGCGGCGCTACGTCGTGCGACAGGCCGACGGATCGTTGCAGACGCTGGGCCGGTTCTTCGAGTTGGCCGCACAGTCCGTTATCTACCTGTTCACCGACATAGTCCGGCTGCGCCACCCGTGGCGGGACACCGTCAACCAGGCTTCGTTCATCGTCGGCGTCACGGCGATTCCGGCGTTACTGATATCCATCCCGTTCGGGGTGATCGTCGCCGTCCAGGTGGGCAGCGTCATCCAGCAGGTGGGAGCGACATCGATCTCCGGTGCGGCCGGCGGCCTTGGCGTCATCCGTCAGGCCGCGCCAATCGTCGCCGCATTACTACTGGGCGGCGCCGCCGGCGCGGCGATAACCACCGACCTGGGCGCTCGCAGCATCCGCGACGAGGTCGACGCGCTGCGCGTCATGGGTATCGACCCGGTGCAACGACTCGTCACGCCCCGGCTGGCGGCGATCGTCTTGGTGTCGCCGGCGTTGTGCATCTTCATCGTCTTCATGGGGCTCTCCGCGGGCTACGTGATCAATGTGGGGTTTCAGTCCGGCACCCCCGGTAGCTACATCGCGTCGTTCGGGTCCTTCGCCACGATCGCGGATGTTGTTGTGGCGCTGCTGAAGACGTGGCTCTTCGGGGTGATCGTGACACTGATCGCCTGCCAACGGGGTCTGGAGACCAAGGGCGGGCCGCGAGGCGTGGCCGACGGGGTGAACGCGGCCGTCGTCCTCGGGGTGGTCACGGTGTTTGTGCTCAACCTGGTGATCACCGAATTTGTCACCCTGTTCATGCCAACGAAGGTGGGCTGA
- a CDS encoding MlaD family protein, with translation MRKVSGSVLWLTAFTAIATVCAIIVVTALRSPVNGPVTHYTATFTDVSGLDIGNDVRISGVQVGKVEAIRLDGRTAKVAFSALNEHPLYRNTVAAVRFQNLLGQRYVELVQPAATGERLAAGATIPIGQTVPSFDITKLFNGFRPVFATLDPAQLNQFGENLLRLIQGDDTGLGPVLHDLDAISKFAVNRQAAITVLIRNLGEISRDLGGKSRQLFHLIATLNQLLTKFTSKADEFRASIDIELPLLRSLVHILQHAERTFDGSTVPLYDLTSRMFPQTPTIIAGLSLVPSLIQGLRDSLIDDQQETAAFTCSRGQVRLPGIGEVSFAQQDLVVCE, from the coding sequence GTGAGGAAGGTGTCGGGATCGGTGTTGTGGCTGACCGCTTTCACGGCGATCGCCACGGTCTGCGCGATCATCGTGGTCACCGCCCTGCGTAGCCCGGTCAACGGCCCGGTCACGCATTACACGGCAACCTTCACCGATGTTTCGGGTCTTGACATCGGCAACGACGTCCGCATTTCCGGTGTGCAAGTGGGCAAGGTCGAGGCCATTCGTCTCGACGGCCGCACTGCCAAGGTCGCCTTCAGTGCACTCAACGAGCACCCTTTGTACCGGAATACCGTTGCCGCCGTGCGCTTTCAGAACCTGCTGGGTCAGCGCTACGTGGAACTGGTGCAACCGGCTGCGACGGGCGAACGGCTGGCCGCGGGGGCCACCATCCCGATCGGGCAGACGGTCCCGTCATTCGATATCACCAAGCTGTTCAATGGGTTCCGTCCGGTATTCGCCACGCTCGACCCGGCCCAGCTTAACCAGTTCGGCGAGAACCTATTGCGGCTGATTCAAGGCGACGACACCGGGCTCGGCCCGGTGTTGCACGATCTGGACGCCATCTCCAAGTTCGCCGTCAACCGTCAGGCCGCCATCACCGTGCTGATCCGCAATCTCGGCGAGATTTCACGCGACCTGGGCGGCAAATCGCGGCAGCTGTTCCATCTCATCGCCACGTTGAACCAGCTGCTGACCAAGTTTACGTCCAAGGCCGACGAGTTTCGCGCCTCGATCGACATCGAACTGCCTTTGCTACGAAGCCTGGTGCACATCCTGCAACACGCCGAACGCACCTTTGACGGATCGACCGTGCCGCTCTATGACCTGACGAGCCGGATGTTTCCGCAGACGCCAACCATCATCGCCGGCCTGTCCCTGGTGCCGTCGCTGATTCAGGGGCTGCGCGACTCGCTCATCGACGATCAGCAGGAGACCGCGGCCTTCACCTGCTCCCGTGGTCAAGTCCGTCTCCCGGGAATCGGCGAAGTTTCGTTCGCACAACAGGATTTGGTGGTGTGCGAGTAA